Proteins encoded within one genomic window of Cucumis sativus cultivar 9930 chromosome 3, Cucumber_9930_V3, whole genome shotgun sequence:
- the LOC101220232 gene encoding serine carboxypeptidase-like 35 isoform X3, which yields MAFFRNSIFFILLLATAAAVELEADREARRRESDRVTDLPGQPPVKFNHYAGYVKLRPEQPQDQKALFYWFFEAHEPNDVASKPLVLWLNGGPGCSSIAYGAAQELGPFLVQSNGQLKLNDFSWNKAANMLFLEAPIGVGYSYTNKTTDLEKLGDKITAEDSYAFLIGWFKRFPNFKLHHFYVAGESYAGHYVPQLADMIHERNQNSSKDTFINLKGFMELWHKLPLGYDPCTEAYANKFFNREDVQRALHANVTKLSYPYTPCSGVIQQWTDSPTSILPTIQKLLNAGLRIWVYSGDTDGRVPITSTRYSINKMELEIEEEWRAWYHKQEVAGWVETYKGGLILATVRGAGHQVPVFAPQQSLALFSYFLSANTLPSTRS from the exons ATGGCTTTCTTTCgaaattccatttttttcattctcctCTTGGCCACGGCGGCGGCGGTGGAATTGGAGGCGGATCGGGAAGCGCGGCGCAGAGAGAGCGACAGAGTCACCGATTTGCCAGGGCAGCCGCCGGTTAAGTTCAACCACTACGCCGGCTATGTGAAGCTCCGTCCCGAGCAACCACAGGACCAAAAGGCATTGTTCTATTGGTTCTTCGAAGCCCATGAACCAAACGATGTTGCTTCTAAGCCCCTCGTTCTCTGGCTCAATGGAG GACCTGGGTGCTCATCTATAGCCTATGGAGCTGCACAAGAGTTAGGCCCCTTCCTTGTTCAAAGCAATGGCCAACTAAAACTCAATGATTTCTCTTGGAACAAAG CTGCAAACATGCTATTTTTGGAGGCACCAATAGGAGTGGGATATTCatatacaaacaaaacaacagaTTTAGAAAAGCTTGGAGATAAAATCACTGCCGAAGATTCATATGCTTTTCTTATTGGTTGGTTCAAAAGATtcccaaatttcaaacttcatCATTTCTATGTTGCTGGAGAGAGCTATGCTg GTCACTATGTTCCTCAGCTAGCTGACATGATTCatgaaagaaaccaaaattcTTCAAAGGATACTTTTATTAATCTCAAGGGCTTCATG GAGCTATGGCATAAGCTTCCATTGGGGTACGATCCATGTACTGAAGCTTATGCAAATAAGTTTTTCAATAGAGAGGATGTTCAAAGGGCCCTTCATGCTAATGTTACCAAACTCTCATATCCTTATACTCCTTGCAG CGGTGTGATTCAACAGTGGACTGACTCACCTACTTCTATTTTGCCTACCATTCAGAAGCTTCTCAATGCTGGTTTGCGTATTTGGGTTTATAg TGGAGATACGGATGGACGAGTACCGATAACATCAACCAGATATAGCATAAACAAGATGGAGttagaaattgaagaagagtGGAGGGCATGGTACCACAAACAAGAAGTAGCCGGTTGGGTTGAAACCTACAAAGGAGGGCTCATATTGGCTACTGTGAGAGGGGCAGGCCATCAAGTCCCTGTATTTGCTCCTCAGCAATCTCTCGCccttttctcttatttccTTTCTGCCAACACTTTGCCTTCCACTCGCTCTTAA
- the LOC101220232 gene encoding serine carboxypeptidase-like 35 isoform X1, protein MAFFRNSIFFILLLATAAAVELEADREARRRESDRVTDLPGQPPVKFNHYAGYVKLRPEQPQDQKALFYWFFEAHEPNDVASKPLVLWLNGGPGCSSIAYGAAQELGPFLVQSNGQLKLNDFSWNKAANMLFLEAPIGVGYSYTNKTTDLEKLGDKITAEDSYAFLIGWFKRFPNFKLHHFYVAGESYAGHYVPQLADMIHERNQNSSKDTFINLKGFMIGNAAIDDERDSKGMVEYAWTHGIISDKLYHNIMNECSFTTDSNSTNQTTTHCEEHARGFSLAYSHIDIYSIYSPICLSSSSTSNFTSSILLTATPPRIFSMHELWHKLPLGYDPCTEAYANKFFNREDVQRALHANVTKLSYPYTPCSGVIQQWTDSPTSILPTIQKLLNAGLRIWVYSGDTDGRVPITSTRYSINKMELEIEEEWRAWYHKQEVAGWVETYKGGLILATVRGAGHQVPVFAPQQSLALFSYFLSANTLPSTRS, encoded by the exons ATGGCTTTCTTTCgaaattccatttttttcattctcctCTTGGCCACGGCGGCGGCGGTGGAATTGGAGGCGGATCGGGAAGCGCGGCGCAGAGAGAGCGACAGAGTCACCGATTTGCCAGGGCAGCCGCCGGTTAAGTTCAACCACTACGCCGGCTATGTGAAGCTCCGTCCCGAGCAACCACAGGACCAAAAGGCATTGTTCTATTGGTTCTTCGAAGCCCATGAACCAAACGATGTTGCTTCTAAGCCCCTCGTTCTCTGGCTCAATGGAG GACCTGGGTGCTCATCTATAGCCTATGGAGCTGCACAAGAGTTAGGCCCCTTCCTTGTTCAAAGCAATGGCCAACTAAAACTCAATGATTTCTCTTGGAACAAAG CTGCAAACATGCTATTTTTGGAGGCACCAATAGGAGTGGGATATTCatatacaaacaaaacaacagaTTTAGAAAAGCTTGGAGATAAAATCACTGCCGAAGATTCATATGCTTTTCTTATTGGTTGGTTCAAAAGATtcccaaatttcaaacttcatCATTTCTATGTTGCTGGAGAGAGCTATGCTg GTCACTATGTTCCTCAGCTAGCTGACATGATTCatgaaagaaaccaaaattcTTCAAAGGATACTTTTATTAATCTCAAGGGCTTCATG ATAGGGAATGCAGCAATTGATGACGAAAGAGATTCAAAGGGAATGGTGGAATATGCATGGACCCATGGGATCATTTCAGATAAACTATATCACAACATTATGAATGAATGCTCATTCACAACTGATTCCAACTCCACTAACCAAACAACTACTCACTGTGAAGAACATGCCAGAGGCTTTTCTTTAGCTTACTCTCACATTGATATTTATAGCATTTATTCTCCTATTtgtctctcttcttcttctacttctaaCTTTACTTCTTCAATACTTCTCACTGCTACTCCGCCTCGAATCTTCTCCATGCAC GAGCTATGGCATAAGCTTCCATTGGGGTACGATCCATGTACTGAAGCTTATGCAAATAAGTTTTTCAATAGAGAGGATGTTCAAAGGGCCCTTCATGCTAATGTTACCAAACTCTCATATCCTTATACTCCTTGCAG CGGTGTGATTCAACAGTGGACTGACTCACCTACTTCTATTTTGCCTACCATTCAGAAGCTTCTCAATGCTGGTTTGCGTATTTGGGTTTATAg TGGAGATACGGATGGACGAGTACCGATAACATCAACCAGATATAGCATAAACAAGATGGAGttagaaattgaagaagagtGGAGGGCATGGTACCACAAACAAGAAGTAGCCGGTTGGGTTGAAACCTACAAAGGAGGGCTCATATTGGCTACTGTGAGAGGGGCAGGCCATCAAGTCCCTGTATTTGCTCCTCAGCAATCTCTCGCccttttctcttatttccTTTCTGCCAACACTTTGCCTTCCACTCGCTCTTAA
- the LOC101220232 gene encoding serine carboxypeptidase-like 35 isoform X2 — protein sequence MAFFRNSIFFILLLATAAAVELEADREARRRESDRVTDLPGQPPVKFNHYAGYVKLRPEQPQDQKALFYWFFEAHEPNDVASKPLVLWLNGGPGCSSIAYGAAQELGPFLVQSNGQLKLNDFSWNKAANMLFLEAPIGVGYSYTNKTTDLEKLGDKITAEDSYAFLIGWFKRFPNFKLHHFYVAGESYAGHYVPQLADMIHERNQNSSKDTFINLKGFMIGNAAIDDERDSKGMVEYAWTHGIISDKLYHNIMNECSFTTDSNSTNQTTTHCEEHARGFSLAYSHIDIYSIYSPICLSSSSTSNFTSSILLTATPPRIFSMHELWHKLPLGYDPCTEAYANKFFNREDVQRALHANVTKLSYPYTPCRSFSMLVCVFGFIVEIRMDEYR from the exons ATGGCTTTCTTTCgaaattccatttttttcattctcctCTTGGCCACGGCGGCGGCGGTGGAATTGGAGGCGGATCGGGAAGCGCGGCGCAGAGAGAGCGACAGAGTCACCGATTTGCCAGGGCAGCCGCCGGTTAAGTTCAACCACTACGCCGGCTATGTGAAGCTCCGTCCCGAGCAACCACAGGACCAAAAGGCATTGTTCTATTGGTTCTTCGAAGCCCATGAACCAAACGATGTTGCTTCTAAGCCCCTCGTTCTCTGGCTCAATGGAG GACCTGGGTGCTCATCTATAGCCTATGGAGCTGCACAAGAGTTAGGCCCCTTCCTTGTTCAAAGCAATGGCCAACTAAAACTCAATGATTTCTCTTGGAACAAAG CTGCAAACATGCTATTTTTGGAGGCACCAATAGGAGTGGGATATTCatatacaaacaaaacaacagaTTTAGAAAAGCTTGGAGATAAAATCACTGCCGAAGATTCATATGCTTTTCTTATTGGTTGGTTCAAAAGATtcccaaatttcaaacttcatCATTTCTATGTTGCTGGAGAGAGCTATGCTg GTCACTATGTTCCTCAGCTAGCTGACATGATTCatgaaagaaaccaaaattcTTCAAAGGATACTTTTATTAATCTCAAGGGCTTCATG ATAGGGAATGCAGCAATTGATGACGAAAGAGATTCAAAGGGAATGGTGGAATATGCATGGACCCATGGGATCATTTCAGATAAACTATATCACAACATTATGAATGAATGCTCATTCACAACTGATTCCAACTCCACTAACCAAACAACTACTCACTGTGAAGAACATGCCAGAGGCTTTTCTTTAGCTTACTCTCACATTGATATTTATAGCATTTATTCTCCTATTtgtctctcttcttcttctacttctaaCTTTACTTCTTCAATACTTCTCACTGCTACTCCGCCTCGAATCTTCTCCATGCAC GAGCTATGGCATAAGCTTCCATTGGGGTACGATCCATGTACTGAAGCTTATGCAAATAAGTTTTTCAATAGAGAGGATGTTCAAAGGGCCCTTCATGCTAATGTTACCAAACTCTCATATCCTTATACTCCTTGCAG AAGCTTCTCAATGCTGGTTTGCGTATTTGGGTTTATAg TGGAGATACGGATGGACGAGTACCGATAA